From the Clostridiaceae bacterium genome, one window contains:
- a CDS encoding Gfo/Idh/MocA family oxidoreductase, whose protein sequence is MKKYKVLLLGASGIYGTTWYKEITRLEVTELIGVCASSMESFSKLPPVTRTPHDFYDNIEKAIYECDADIAVIVLPTHMHARACDLALKKGMHIICEKPVTANLQEAAQLCEEAKKHPDQKFMVAQNYRFHNHIRTLKWAAQNNIAGQISNILYEFRRPENLWGYRTNMELPLLKDVSIHHFDLMRYITGKNCTEIYSVAYKQPWCEFRDRASVEAIIKMEDGVIVNYTGTWSSRGAETLWDGKITMFGDKGLLTLDEKGQVIYIPAEGQPKVLENISDKTNRDTYKLTGELSKELCKGKDSQVNNCKEETHRCFSEQQKVLLHLIQCIEENRVPETSIWDNYNSFEMQWAAEVSIKENRPVRLTGL, encoded by the coding sequence ATGAAAAAATATAAGGTTCTATTGCTGGGTGCCAGCGGGATATATGGCACAACCTGGTATAAAGAAATTACCAGACTGGAGGTTACTGAGCTTATAGGTGTATGTGCTTCATCTATGGAATCATTTTCAAAGTTACCACCTGTGACAAGGACACCTCACGACTTTTATGACAATATTGAAAAAGCAATTTATGAATGTGATGCAGATATTGCTGTTATCGTACTTCCCACACATATGCATGCAAGGGCTTGTGACCTTGCCCTGAAGAAGGGCATGCATATTATCTGCGAAAAACCTGTAACTGCAAATTTGCAAGAAGCTGCCCAATTATGTGAAGAAGCCAAAAAACATCCTGATCAAAAATTTATGGTAGCCCAGAATTACCGCTTCCATAATCATATCAGAACTTTAAAATGGGCTGCGCAAAATAATATTGCCGGTCAAATATCCAATATATTATATGAATTCCGCAGACCGGAAAATCTGTGGGGTTATCGGACAAATATGGAGTTGCCTCTCCTGAAAGATGTATCAATTCATCATTTTGATCTTATGCGCTATATCACAGGAAAAAACTGCACAGAAATATATTCCGTTGCATATAAACAGCCTTGGTGTGAGTTTAGGGACAGAGCATCCGTTGAGGCTATTATAAAAATGGAGGATGGTGTAATAGTAAATTATACCGGTACCTGGTCAAGCCGGGGAGCTGAAACTTTATGGGATGGAAAGATTACAATGTTTGGAGATAAAGGGTTGTTAACCTTAGATGAGAAGGGACAGGTTATTTATATCCCTGCAGAAGGCCAACCCAAAGTTTTGGAAAATATCAGCGATAAAACAAATAGAGATACATACAAGCTAACAGGAGAATTATCCAAAGAATTATGCAAAGGAAAAGACAGTCAGGTAAATAACTGCAAAGAAGAAACCCATAGATGCTTTTCTGAACAGCAGAAGGTACTCTTGCACTTGATCCAATGCATTGAGGAAAATAGAGTGCCTGAAACTTCTATTTGGGACAATTATAACAGTTTTGAAATGCAGTGGGCAGCAGAAGTTTCTATAAAAGAAAACAGGCCTGTAAGACTTACAGGATTATAA
- a CDS encoding HAD-IIA family hydrolase has product MNVYLIDLDGTLYRGNEPIEHAAEFIDYLNKNNRKYLLTTNCPLNNPDGIVARLKAMGITTTADNVLTSSMACRDYLLKHHSGKRVFVIGSPSFLEILQTSGIHLTNHLSEREYSEVVVIGYDQQMTYSQLKRACINILNGAEFITTNMDNVIPHGQTFIPHTGSITAAVQYAVNKEPVIIGKPFRHMFDSAVKMLGCNREDCVVIGDRLDTDILFAKNNNIPGYLVFTGVTTHSDLEKSSIKPDKCFNTLKDIIQMETGDIGDISV; this is encoded by the coding sequence ATGAATGTTTATCTAATAGACCTGGATGGAACTTTATATCGAGGAAATGAACCTATTGAACATGCTGCTGAATTTATAGACTATCTTAATAAGAATAATAGAAAATATCTTCTCACTACAAATTGCCCTCTAAATAATCCTGATGGTATTGTCGCAAGACTTAAGGCAATGGGTATAACTACAACAGCAGATAATGTTCTAACCAGTTCAATGGCTTGCAGAGATTATCTTTTAAAGCATCATTCTGGAAAAAGGGTGTTTGTGATAGGTTCACCCAGTTTTCTAGAAATTCTGCAAACTTCAGGGATTCATTTAACAAATCATCTTTCAGAAAGAGAATATTCAGAAGTAGTGGTAATAGGATATGACCAGCAAATGACTTACTCACAGTTAAAACGTGCATGTATCAATATTTTGAATGGTGCAGAATTTATAACTACTAATATGGATAATGTAATCCCTCACGGACAAACATTCATTCCTCATACGGGTTCAATAACCGCTGCCGTTCAGTATGCAGTTAATAAGGAGCCTGTTATTATCGGGAAACCTTTTAGGCATATGTTTGACAGTGCGGTAAAAATGCTGGGATGCAATAGAGAAGACTGTGTAGTTATTGGTGATAGACTGGACACTGACATATTATTCGCAAAAAACAATAATATACCTGGGTATTTGGTTTTTACCGGAGTAACAACACATTCTGATTTAGAAAAAAGCTCCATAAAACCCGACAAGTGCTTTAATACTCTAAAGGACATAATTCAAATGGAAACTGGGGATATTGGGGACATTTCTGTT